From one Lolium rigidum isolate FL_2022 chromosome 4, APGP_CSIRO_Lrig_0.1, whole genome shotgun sequence genomic stretch:
- the LOC124707038 gene encoding pentatricopeptide repeat-containing protein At1g15510, chloroplastic-like, which translates to MPDRDVFSWNIMVGGYGKAGFLEQALDLYHRMLWAGVRPDVYTFPCVLRTCGGLPDWRMGKEVHAHVLRFGYGVEVDVLNALVTMYAKCGDVGAARKVFDGMALTDCISWNAMIAGHFENHECEAGLELFLDMLEDEVQPNLMTITSVTVASGLLADLDFAKEMHALAVKRGFAADFAFCNSLIQMYSSLGRMGEACTVFSRMDTRDAMSWTAMISGYEKNGFPDKALEVYALMEVNNVSPDDVTVASALAACASLGRLDVGIKLHEIATNKGFIRYIVVANALLEMYAKSKHIEKAIEVFKYMPDKDVISWTSMIVGFCFNQKCFEALFYFRHMLADVKPNSVTFIAALAACAATGSLKCGKEIHAHVLRRGVASEGYVPNALLDLYVKCGQTEYAWAQFSAHGERDVVSWNIMLAGFIAHGHGDIALSFFSEMLESGEHPDEVTFVALLCGCSRAGMVSQGWELFHSMTEKYSIVPNLKHYACMVDLLSRVGRLTEAYDFIARMPITPDAAVWGALLNGCRIHRHIELGELSAKFVLELEPNDAGYHVLLSDLYADAGRWADVARVRKTMREKGLEQDYGCSWVEVKGDIHAFLTDDETHPQIKEINAVLHGIYERMRASGFDPLESHSLEDKEVSKDDVLCGHSERLAVAFGLINTTPGTSISVTKNQYTCHSCHGILRMISKIVRREITVRDTKEFHHFRDGSCSCGGSG; encoded by the coding sequence ATGCCCGACCGCGACGTCTTCTCCTGGAACATCATGGTGGGCGGCTACGGCAAGGCGGGCTTCCTGGAGCAGGCGCTGGACCTCTACCACCGGATGCTGTGGGCCGGGGTCAGGCCCGACGTCTACACCTTCCCCTGCGTGCTCCGCACCTGCGGGGGCCTCCCGGACTGGAGGATGGGGAAGGAGGTGCACGCCCATGTCCTCAGGTTCGGGTACGGGGTCGAGGTCGACGTGCTTAACGCGCTTGTCACCATGTATGCCAAGTGCGGGGATGTCGGGGCTGCGCGGAAGGTGTTCGACGGTATGGCCCTCACGGACTGCATCTCGTGGAATGCGATGATTGCTGGGCATTTCGAGAACCACGAGTGCGAGGCGGGGCTGGAGCTGTTCCTCGACATGCTGGAGGATGAAGTGCAGCCGAATCTCATGACGATTACCAGCGTGACTGTTGCTTCTGGGTTGCTGGCTGACCTTGATTTTGCAAAGGAAATGCACGCGTTGGCAGTAAAGAGAGGGTTTGCCGCTGATTTTGCGTTCTGCAACTCCTTGATTCAGATGTATTCGAGTCTCGGGAGGATGGGGGAAGCGTGCACAGTATTCTCAAGAATGGACACCAGAGATGCCATGTCATGGACAGCCATGATATCAGGGTACGAGAAAAACGGCTTCCCGGACAAAGCTCTTGAGGTGTATGCGCTGATGGAAGTGAATAATGTAAGTCCTGATGATGTTACTGTTGCGAGTGCTCTTGCTGCCTGTGCTTCCTTGGGGCGATTAGATGTTGGCATCAAGTTGCATGAGATTGCTACAAACAAGGGCTTCATCAGGTACATCGTAGTCGCAAACGCCCTCCTTGAAATGTATGCAAAGTCCAAGCACATCGAGAAAGCTATCGAAGTTTTTAAGTACATGCCTGACAAGGATGTAATATCGTGGACTTCAATGATCGTAGGCTTTTGCTTTAACCAGAAGTGCTTCGAGGCTCTGTTCTATTTCCGGCATATGCTAGCAGATGTAAAACCCAATTCTGTTACTTTCATCGCTGCTCTGGCTGCTTGTGCTGCTACTGGGTCTTTGAAGTGCGGTAAAGAGATCCATGCACATGTTTTAAGGCGAGGCGTTGCATCTGAAGGTTATGTGCCCAATGCTCTTCTGGACCTGTACGTGAAATGTGGCCAGACGGAATATGCTTGGGCGCAGTTCAGTGCGCATGGTGAAAGGGATGTTGTGTCTTGGAATATAATGCTTGCTGGGTTTATTGCTCATGGACATGGAGATATTGCTTTGTCATTCTTCAGCGAGATGTTAGAATCTGGAGAGCATCCGGATGAAGTTACATTCGTTGCTCTGTTGTGTGGGTGCAGTAGGGCTGGAATGGTTAGTCAAGGTTGGGAACTTTTTCACAGCATGACTGAGAAATACTCGATTGTTCCAAATCTCAAGCACTATGCATGCATGGTTGATTTACTGAGCCGTGTTGGCAGATTAACAGAAGCTTACGACTTCATAGCTAGAATGCCTATCACACCAGATGCTGCTGTATGGGGAGCCTTGTTGAATGGGTGTCGGATACACCGGCACATTGAACTTGGAGAGCTTTCTGCGAAATTTGTCCTTGAGTTGGAACCTAATGATGCTGgatatcatgttcttttgtcTGATTTATATGCTGATGCTGGCAGGTGGGCTGACGTGGCTAGAGTGAGAAAAACCATGCGAGAAAAGGGATTGGAGCAAGACTATGGATGTAGCTGGGTTGAGGTTAAAGGAGATATCCATGCATTTCTTACAGATGACGAGACACATCCacagatcaaagaaataaatgctGTTCTACATGGCATATATGAGCGGATGAGAGCATCTGGTTTTGATCCTCTTGAATCTCATTCTTTAGAAGATAAAGAAGTATCCAAGGATGACGTGTTATGTGGCCATAGTGAAAGACTAGCTGTTGCTTTTGGTTTGATCAATACCACACCTGGAACCTCTATTTCTGTCACAAAGAACCAGTACACTTGTCATAGCTGTCATGGTATATTAAGGATGATTTCTAAGATTGTTCGAAGAGAGATAACTGTCAGGGACACTAAGGAATTCCACCATTTTAGGGATGGAAGTTGTTCGTGCGGAGGTTCAGGCTAA